Part of the Thiobacter sp. AK1 genome is shown below.
CAGGAGCTGTTAGCGGACTTCGACAACACGGTGGCGAAGTTTTACCTCGCCAAGCCCAAGGCCCTTAAGCTAGACAGCTTGTTGAAGGACTAGGTGCGCGGCGCGTGGGCGCGATTTACGCCTGCCCGCGCAAGGAGTGGGACCTGTTTGTGGAAACCAGATAATGGGTGACATTTTTCAGTTTCTGAACGTGCCGCGGCGAGACGGCAACAAGACGCCGGTGGAAGTGCGCATCAAGCAGTTCAAGGAAATCTATGCGCCCTTCGATGCCAACCAGGCGGCGGAACAGGCGGATCGCTGCTTGGGCTGCGGCAACCCCTATTGCGAGTGGAAGTGCCCAGTCCACAACTACATCCCCAACTGGCTCAAGCTGGTAAGCGAGGGCAATCTGCTTGAGGCGGCGGAGCTATGCCACAAGACCAACTCCCTGCCGGAGATCTGCGGCCGGGTCTGTCCCCAGGACCGGCTGTGCGAAGGGGCCTGCACCTTGAACCAAGGCGGCTTCGGCGCGGTGACCATCGGTGCGGTGGAGAAATACATCTCGGACGAAGCCTTCAAGCTGGGCTGGCGGCCGGATCTGTCGGACGTGACCCCAACCGGCAAGCGAGTGGCGGTGGTGGGTGCGGGCCCGGCCGGCCTGGCCTGCGCCGACGTGCTGGTGCGCAATGGTGTCAAGCCCGTCGTCTATGACCGCTACGACGAAATTGGCGGGCTGCTCACCTTCGGCATTCCCGAATTCAAACTGGAGAAGGAAGTCGTTCGGCGGCGGCGCGCCATCCTGGAAGGGATGGGCGTGAGCTTCGTGCTCAATACCGAGATCGGCCGCGACCTCCCATTTCAGAAGCTTCTCGACGAATACGATGCGGTCTTCCTGGGCATGGGCGCCTACACCTACATGAAAGGCGGTTTCCCCGGCGAGGATCTACCAGGCGTGTACGAAGCCCTGCCCTTCCTCATCTCCAACGTTCGCCATTGCCTAGGCTTGCCCCCCAATGAGACCGGTTACATTTCCATGGAAGGCCAGCGCGTGGTGGTGCTGGGCGGCGGCGATACCGCCATGGACTGCAATCGCACCTCCATCCGTCAGGGCGCGAAGTCCGTGATCTGTGCTTATCGCCGTGACGAGGCCAACATGCCGGGTTCCCGTCGCGAAGTGGCCAACGCCAAAGAAGAGGGCGTGCAGTTCCTATGGAACCGCCAGCCGGTGGAAATCGTTGGTCATGGCAAAGTAGAAGGGGTGAAGCTGGTCACCACCGAGCTGGGCGCGCCCGATGCCCGCGGCCGGCGCACGCCCCAGGTGGTGCCGGGTTCCGAGGAGATCATTCCTTGCGACCGGGTGATCATCGCCTTTGGTTTCCGGCCCAGTCCCCAAGCCTGGTTCGCCGAGTACGGCATCAGCACCGACCAGGCCGGACGCGTGCTCGCCAAGGGCCATGCCCATCCCTACCAGACCGCGCACCCCAAGGTGTTCGCCGGCGGCGACATGGTGCGTGGCTCGGATCTGGTGGTCACTGCGGTCTGGGAGGGCCGCCAGGCGGCCGCCGGCATCCTCGCCTATCTGGGCGTTTGACGAGCCGTTAAGCGTGAGGGGCGAGCGGCCCTCCCCACACAGAAGACGCCTGCCGCACACATGAAGCCTAAAAACGACACCTTCCTGCGCGCCTTGCTCAAAGAGCCCGTGCCCTATACGCCCATCTGGATCATGCGTCAGGCGGGACGCTATCTGCCGGAATACAACGAAACACGCGCCCGCGCGGGTTCCTTCCTCGACTTGTGCAAGAACCCGGACTTCTGCACGGAAGTGACCCTGCAGCCCATCGCGCGCTTCGGGCTGGACGCGGCCATACTGTTCTCCGACATCCTCACCATCCCGGATGCCATGGGACTGGGCCTGTATTTCGCGGAGGGCGAGGGCCCCAAGTTCGAACGGCCCCTGCGCGAGGAGTGGGAGATACGCGATCTAACCGCGCCCGATCCGGAAACCCATCTCGGCTATGTGCTGGATGCGGTGCGCCAAATCCGCAAGGCGCTGGCCAACGAGGTGCCACTAATCGGCTTTTCCGGCAGCCCGTTCACCCTGGCCTGCTACATGGTGGAAGGGGGTGGCTCCGATGATTTCCGCACCACCAAAACCATGCTCTACCGGCGGCCGGACTTGTTTCACCGAATCCTGCAAGTGAACACGCGTGCGGTCACCGACTACCTCAATGCCCAGATTCGTGCCGGTGCCCAGGCGGTGCAGATCTTCGATACCTGGGGCGGCATGCTGTCCTCACCCGCCTACGAAGAATTCTCCCTCGCCTATCTCCGGCAGGTGGTGGCCGGCCTCATCAAGGAACACGAAGGCGTGCGCGTGCCCTCCATCGTTTTCACCAAGGGCGGTGGCGTCTGGCTGGAGAAAATCGCCGCCATCGGCTGCGATGCGGTGGGTCTGGACTGGACCTGCGAAATCGGCGAGGCGCGCAAGCGGGTGGGCCATCGAGTGGCGCTGCAGGGCAACATGGATCCCATGGTCTTGTTCGCCGGACCCGAGGTGGTGCGCGAAGAAGCGCATCGCATCCTCAAGTCCTATGGGCAGGGATCGGGCCACGTGTTCAACCTGGGTCATGGCATCTCCCAGTTCACGCCGCCGGAGAGCGTGGCCGCGCTGGTGGACGCGGTGCATGACCTATCGCGGCCGTTTCATTGAGGGAAGCTTCACGCCAGCACGAGCCGGTTGCGCCCGCTGCGCTTGGCCTCGTAGAGGGCCTCGTCGGCGGCCTGGATTAGCGCGTCAGCGGTCTCATAGGTAGGAAAACCGGCGATGCCGCCGCTGGCGGTGGTTTGAAAGAAGCTATCGCGATAAGGATGGCGTACCCGCGCGAAATCTTCCCGGATGCGGTCCATGATGGTGAAGGCCTGCTGGGGCGTGGTGTGGGGCAGGGCGATGAGGAATTCCTCGCCCCCATAGCGGCACAACAGATCGCTGCGACGCAGCCGCTGTCGTAACAACCAGGACAGACTGCGGATCACCTGATCGCCTACGGGATGACCGTAGCGGTCATTGACCTGCTTGAAATGGTCGATGTCCAGCATCACCACCGACAGGCCAGTCTTCTCTGCCGGCAGGTTGGCCAGCAACACCTCCAGCGTGCTCTTGCCGCTCGTGTGGTTGAGCAGCCCGGTGAGACTGTCGTGGTGCATGGTGCGACGCATGGCCCGGTAGCGCTCGATCTGGGTGCGCACCAGCGCGTTGAGAAACACCGGATTGAAAGGCTTGGTGAGGAAATGGTCGCCGCCCAGACGCATGGCATCCACCTGCAGCGCCACGTTGGTCTCCGCCGACAGATAGACGATGGGCACGCTCAAAAACTGCGGATGCTGCCGGATCATGCGCGAAAGCTCCACGCCGGTGCACCCTGGCATGTACATGTCCATCAGCACCAGGTCCGGATTGAAGCGCCTGAGGGCGGGCAAGGTCTCGCGTGGATCCTGCACGATCTCGCAGGCGATCGCGTTTTCCGCCAGGGTGCGGCGGATGAGCTCACCCGCGGTCCGGGAGTCCTCGACTATCAGCACACGCCCGGCTTCCGGCTCCTCCCGTTGGCGTAGCTCCAGGATGCGCTCCACGAGGACATAGAGCGGCGTGCCTTCCAGCAAGCAATGATCGGCGCCGCCCGCCAGGGCTGCGTGCAGTTCTTCGAAATCGGAGCGCACCTCCAGGCAGAGGATCCGGCTTCCCGGCTGGCTCGCCCGCAGCTGCGCCAGGCGCGCGCGCCATTCCGGCAGGGGCAGGCTACGCAAGTCCACAAGCAGGAGGGATGCCCCCGTCTCCGGCAGGTCATCGTCCCAGCGTAGGAAACGCAGGGGGCTGCCGAAATGGGCGAGCTGCTCCATCAACGCGCACCAGCGTTCCGACGCGTGGCCAATCAGCCAGTCTTGGGGCGCCGCTGCGGGGACATCCCCACTGGTGAGCCCCTGGCGGCGCTCCGGCCGTCCGGCCGCCGCCTTGACCTGGGCTTCCACTTGCGCGGTCAGGGCGGCCAGATGCCGCGCAAGCTCGGTCATGGCCGTCTCCGGCAAGGGATGGGCGACCCCCGGGTCGAATAAGGCAAGTACCGCCTGTTCCAGCTCGTGGGCGGCATGGCAGAGGGCGGTTGCCTGGCTGTGGCGCAGGAATTCGGCGAAACTGTTGACCCCCACCGCGAGTTCCACGAAGCGTTCCAGGCTGGGAACATCGCGATAGCGCCGCCAGGCTTCCTGAACGAGGCGAAGGCGGGACAGCAGGGCGGTGGGGGCAGGCACGGCTGGCGGCGAGGAAAATAGACCCTTATAGCCCGTTTCGACTACCACGTAAAGGCCTGAGCAACGCCCGCAAACGGGTTGGGCGGACGTTCCAGTCTTTACTTATGCACAGGTCCCTCGACCGCGCCCAATGGGCCTAGGTTCCGAGGGGCTTTATCAAGACCATGCCGCAAGGTACTGATGTGTAACTTTTTTGTGTCCACGGCATGGCTGCTGGCGCAGATCATGCTTGACGAGGGAATGCTTTTGCGCTCCAGCAGGCAAGACTATGCACAAAGTTATCCACAGACCGCGGCCCCGCTAGAATATGGCCTTCCCGTCCAGCCGAATCCGATGCCCATTGTCCGCGTCGCCCTCGACGTTCCCGTTTTTGCCCCCTTCGACTATCTCGCCCCGAGTGCCGAGCCCGGGGACGTGGGTCGCCTGGCAGTCGTGCCTTTCGGTCGCCGCACCCTGGTGGGGGTGATCGTGGCGCTGGCCGAAAAGGCCAGCGTCGAAGGCGTGCGCCTGAAACCCGTGAGCCGCATCCTGCGCGACCTGCCGCCCCTGCCCGGGGACGTGCTGGCCCTGGCGGCGTTCTGTTCCGACTATTACCACCATCCCCTCGGCCAGGTGCTGGCCACCTTGCTGCCTCAGCGTCTGCGCCGCAGCTCGCCAGTGCGGTTGACCGAACCCCTTTGGCGTCTCACCGAGGCGGGGTGGGCGGTGGACCCGGCCACCCTGCCGCCCCGCGCCGCACTGCGCCGCCGGCTACTCGCCGCCCTCCGGGTTGAAGGCAACTTGAGCCGGGAAGCCTTGCTCGCCCTGTCCCCCAGCGCCCCACAGGTGATCCGCGACTTTCTTGCCCGGGGCTGGGTGGAACGGGCCAATGCCCCCTTGCGGGTGCAAGCCCCGCCGCGCCCCTACCGCCCCGATACCCCACCGCCCCTCACTAGGGAACAGCAGGCGGCGCTAGATGCGGTGCGTGCCGGTGGCGCGGGCTTCGTCCCGTGGTTGCTGCTGGGCGTGACGGGAAGCGGCAAAACCGAGGTCTATGCTCACCTCATCGCCGACGCCCTCGCGCAGGGCAGGCAGGCATTGCTGCTCGTGCCCGAGATCAATCTCACGCCCCAGACCGAGGCACGCTTTCGGAGTCGCTTTCCCGAGGCCGTCATCGTCAGCCTGCACAGCCACCTGGCGGAAGGCGAGCGGCTGCGGCACTGGCTGCTGGCAGCGGAAGGCCGCGCCGACATCGTGCTCGGCACGCGGCTGGCGGTGTTCGCGCCCCTGCCCAAGCTGGGGCTGATCGTCGTGGACGAGGAACACGATGCTTCCTTCAAGCAGCAAGACGGCCTGCGCTACAGCGCCCGCGACCTGGCCGTGGTCCGTGCCCAGCAACGCGAGGTGCCCATCGTCCTGGGGTCGGCCACCCCGTCGCTGGAAAGCTGGCACAACGCCGTGAACGGCCGCTATCGCCTACTCACCCTGTCCACGCGCGCCGTGCAAGCGGCCCGTGCGCCGCGCCTGACCTTGATCGATTTGCGGCGGGAGCCGGTGACGGACGGTCTGACCGCGCCCCTGGTGCGTGCGCTCAAAGAGCGCCTCAAACGGGGCGAGCAAAGCTTGGTATTTGTCAATCGCCGCGGCTTTGCGCCGGCACTCGCCTGCCCCGCCTGCGGTTGGCTCGCCGGCTGCCCCCGCTGCGCGGCGAAGCTGGTGGTGCACCTGAGGGAAAAGCGCCTGCGTTGCCATCATTGCGGCCACGGGGCAGTCATCCCGCGCCAGTGTCCGGCCTGCGGCGCTTTCGAACTCACGCCACTGGGGCAAGGGACCCAGCGGCTGGAGCGGGCCCTACAACGTTTTCTGCCGCAAGCGCGCATCCTGCGCGTGGACCGCGACAGCACCCGGCGGCGCGACGCCCTGCCGGAAATGTTGCGCCAGGTGCAGGCAGGAGAGGTAGACGTCCTGGTGGGCACCCAGATGCTCACCAAGGGCCACGACTTCCCACGGCTGACCTTGGTGGGCATCGTGAATGCCGACAGCGGCCTGTATAGCGCCGACTTCCGCGCATCCGAGCGTTTGTTCGCGCAACTTCTGCAGGTATCAGGCCGCGCCGGCCGCGCCTGCGCCCATGGCGAGGTGCTGATCCAGACCGCCTTTCCCGGCCATCCCCTGTTCGCCGCGCTGGCTCATGGCAATTACCGGGAATTCGCCAATACCCTGCTCGCCGAGCGCGAAGCCTTGGGCCTGCCGCCCTTCACCTTCCAAGCGCTGCTACGCGCCGAGGCCCACCGCATGGAATCCACCCTGGATTTCCTGCGTAAGGCCCAAGCGCTGGCACCACGGCTGCCGGGGGTGGAGGTGTACGACCCGGTGCCGGCGCTGCTGCCGCGGTTGGCCGGCAAGGAACGGGCCCAGCTCTTGGTGGAATCCGCTTCGCGCGGTCTGCTCAAGCAATTCCTTTCCACCTGGCTGCCAGTACTCAGGAGGCACCAGGTGCGCAACGTGCGCTGGGCGCTGGACGTGGACCCCCTGGAACCCTGAATTCACCCTGCCGGCGGTATAATCGCCTTTTTCCTATTCCACCATGTCCCATCTCAAATCCCATCTCGTTGACCTGTTGTCCGATGCGCTACGGGTGGTCGCATCCGACACGCCCGTGGGCATCGAAGTCCTGCCCACGCGCCAGGCCACCCACGGAGACTTCGCCTGCAATGTGGCCATGCAGCTCGCGAAGGTGCTGGCGCGTAATCCGCGTGAGGTGGCGCGCGACATCGTCGATGCGCTGCCCTTATCGCCCTGGCTGGAGAAGGTGGAAATCGCCGGCGCAGGTTTCATCAATTTCTTTTTCAACCAGGCCGCCAAGCAGCGCATCGTGCCGCTGATCCTGGCGCGGGGCGAAGCTTTCGGCCGGGCCCAGCCCAAGGGGATCAAGGTGCAGGTGGAATTCGTCTCGGCCAATCCCACCGGTCCCCTGCACGTGGGTCATGGGCGGGGCGCCGCCTATGGCGCATCGCTCGCCAACGTGCTCGCCGCCGCGGGCTATGACGTAACCCGAGAGTTTTACGTGAACGACGCGGGCCGGCAGATGGACATCTTGGCGCTCTCCACTTGGCTACGCTATCTGGAGCTCAACGGTATCAACGTTCCGTTTCCGCCAAATGCCTACCAGGGTGAATACGTGCGCGACATGGCGCGCGTGATCTACGCCCAGCATGGCGACCGTTACGTGCACGAGCCCTGGCACGTGCTGGACGGCGCCCCCTCGGCGGAAGCGGATCCGGAGGGCCATCTGGATCAACTGATCGCTAACGCCAAAAAGCTTTTGGGCGAGGATTATGCCTACGTGCACGACCTGGCTCTCACCGAGCAGCTGGGTGACTGCCGTAACGATCTCACCGAGTTTGGGGTGGTGTTCGACAACTGGTTCTCGGAGAAATCTCTTTATGAAAGTGGCCTGGTAGCGCGCGCCATCGAGCTTTTGCAAAGCCGGGGCCATCTCTACCGTCAGGACGGTGCGCTGTGGTTCCGTTCCACCGCCTTCGGCGACGAGAAGGACCGCGTGGTGCAGCGGGAAAATGGCCAGTACACCTATTTCGCGTCCGACATCGCCTACCACCTCAATAAGTTCGAGCGCGGCTTCGATCGCGTGATAGACGTCTGGGGCGCCGACCATCACGGCTATGTGGCGCGAGTGAAGGGCGCGCTAACCGCGCTCGGGTTGGATGCCGAACGCCTCACCGTGGCCCTGGTACAGTTCGCGGTGCTCTATCGCGGCAAAGAGAGGGTGCCCATGTCCACCCGCGCGGGCGAATTCGTCACGCTGCGCCAACTGCGCAACGAAGTGGGCAATGATGCCGCGCGGTTCTTCTACGTGCTGCGCAAGTCGGACCAGCATCTGGATTTCGATCTGGAGCTCGCCAAGGCGCAGAGCAACGAAAACCCCGTCTATTACATCCAGTACGCCCACGCCCGCGCGGTGAGCGTGCTCACTCGCTGGGGAGGCGATCTGGCGCTGCTTAGCGATGCCGACGTCTCACGGCTGACAAGCACCCACGAGTTGGCACTCGCCAAACGGCTGGACGCTTATCCGGAAACGGTGGAAACTGCTGCGCGCGAGCTTGCTCCCCATCACATCGCCTACTATCTGCGCGATCTCGCAGGCGATTTCCACACCTACTACAATGCCGAACAGTTCCTGGTCGAAGACGAAGCGGTTCGGCTCGCACGCCTCGCCCTGGTGGCCGCGGCACGCCAGGTTTTCGCCAATGGGCTTGGACTGCTGGGTGTGTCGGCGCCGGCAAAGATGTGAGCCGTCCACCCCTTCTGAGGAAATTCGACGAGCCATGAACAAAGATTACAAACCCCGCAGCGCGCCCCGCTCCGGCGCGGGCAACCCGATGCTGACTGGCATCCTGATCGGCATCTTTATCGGCCTGGGTGCCGCCATCGCCGTGGCCTGGTATGTGCCATCGCTCACGCGCGGCTTCCGCCAGCCGGAAGCGCCCCCCGCCGCCAAACCGGAACCGGCCAAGCCCCCAGCAGAGGCCCAAACCAAGGCCGATGCGGACAACCGCAAACCCCGGTTCGATTTCTACAACATCCTGCCCGGCACGGAAGAACCGGTGACCGACCAGGAGGGGAAACAACCCGTACCCGGCACCCAGGAGCAGCTCTTCCTGCAGGCCGGTGCCTTCCAGAACCAGAGCGATGCCGATAACCTCAAGGCGCGTCTTGCCCTGATGGGCGTGGAGGCCACGGTACAGAGCACCGAACTGCCCGACAAAGGCGTGTGGCATCGGGTACGCATCGGGCCCTTTACCAGCCTGGACGAAATGTCCCAGGTGCGAGCCACCCTGGCGCAAAATGGCATCCAGGCCACCTTGGTGAAGGTGAAGGAAGCAGTGGCCCGCTAATCCCCCGTTTCAGATTCGACCCCCCGAGGAGCCGAGCCCGCCATGACCGATCGCCGCCAATTCTTGAACCTCGCCGCCGCTTCTGCGGCGCTTGCTTGTCTTCCTGCCGGCGTTGCGCGCGCCACCTTGGTGGCAGGACGTGACTATGCATTGGTGGAATTCCCCCAGCCCACCCTGGACCCGAAGCGGGTGGAAGTGCTGGAGTTCTTCTTTTACGGCTGCCCCCACTGCTTCGAGCTGGAGCCGCTAATCAACCGCTGGCTTAAAACTCTCCCGCGTCATGCCTACTTTCGGCGCCTGCCTGCCATATTCAATGACGCGTGGGTGCCGTTGGCCAAGGCCTACTTCGCCGCGGAAGCGCTCGGCGTGGTGGAAAAGCTCCACGGTGACCTGTTCAACGCCATCCACCTGCAGGGCATCAACCTCAACAATCGGGACACACTGCTGCGTTTCGTGGCCCAAAGGGGGATCGATGCTGCGAAATTCGGCGCCGCCTACGACGCCTTCGGCGTGCAGGCCAAGGTACAGCAGGCGCGGGACCTCACCAGCGCTTACGGCATCGAGGGCGTGCCTAGCATGATCGTGGACGGAAAATACCGCACTTCCAGCAGCATGACGGGCAGTCACGAGAAACTCTTTCCGGTGCTCAACGAACTCATCGCTCTCGCCTGGCGACAACACGCGGCGCAGCGATGAGATGGCTCTGAGGCGCGCCCCATGACCATCCGCGTGATCCTGGTAGACGACCATCCCCTGTTCCGCAAGGGCCTGGAGCATCTATTCGCCAACCAGCCCGACGTGGCCATCACCGGACAATTCGCCACCCTGGCCGATGCGCGCCAGTGGCTGGAACAGGGCGGCCAGGCGGACGTGGCCTTGCTTGACCGCGGACTGCCCGATGGCGATGGCCTCTCCCTGGTGAGCGAGTTCAAGCGGGCTGGC
Proteins encoded:
- a CDS encoding glutamate synthase subunit beta gives rise to the protein MGDIFQFLNVPRRDGNKTPVEVRIKQFKEIYAPFDANQAAEQADRCLGCGNPYCEWKCPVHNYIPNWLKLVSEGNLLEAAELCHKTNSLPEICGRVCPQDRLCEGACTLNQGGFGAVTIGAVEKYISDEAFKLGWRPDLSDVTPTGKRVAVVGAGPAGLACADVLVRNGVKPVVYDRYDEIGGLLTFGIPEFKLEKEVVRRRRAILEGMGVSFVLNTEIGRDLPFQKLLDEYDAVFLGMGAYTYMKGGFPGEDLPGVYEALPFLISNVRHCLGLPPNETGYISMEGQRVVVLGGGDTAMDCNRTSIRQGAKSVICAYRRDEANMPGSRREVANAKEEGVQFLWNRQPVEIVGHGKVEGVKLVTTELGAPDARGRRTPQVVPGSEEIIPCDRVIIAFGFRPSPQAWFAEYGISTDQAGRVLAKGHAHPYQTAHPKVFAGGDMVRGSDLVVTAVWEGRQAAAGILAYLGV
- the hemE gene encoding uroporphyrinogen decarboxylase — its product is MKPKNDTFLRALLKEPVPYTPIWIMRQAGRYLPEYNETRARAGSFLDLCKNPDFCTEVTLQPIARFGLDAAILFSDILTIPDAMGLGLYFAEGEGPKFERPLREEWEIRDLTAPDPETHLGYVLDAVRQIRKALANEVPLIGFSGSPFTLACYMVEGGGSDDFRTTKTMLYRRPDLFHRILQVNTRAVTDYLNAQIRAGAQAVQIFDTWGGMLSSPAYEEFSLAYLRQVVAGLIKEHEGVRVPSIVFTKGGGVWLEKIAAIGCDAVGLDWTCEIGEARKRVGHRVALQGNMDPMVLFAGPEVVREEAHRILKSYGQGSGHVFNLGHGISQFTPPESVAALVDAVHDLSRPFH
- a CDS encoding GGDEF domain-containing protein gives rise to the protein MPAPTALLSRLRLVQEAWRRYRDVPSLERFVELAVGVNSFAEFLRHSQATALCHAAHELEQAVLALFDPGVAHPLPETAMTELARHLAALTAQVEAQVKAAAGRPERRQGLTSGDVPAAAPQDWLIGHASERWCALMEQLAHFGSPLRFLRWDDDLPETGASLLLVDLRSLPLPEWRARLAQLRASQPGSRILCLEVRSDFEELHAALAGGADHCLLEGTPLYVLVERILELRQREEPEAGRVLIVEDSRTAGELIRRTLAENAIACEIVQDPRETLPALRRFNPDLVLMDMYMPGCTGVELSRMIRQHPQFLSVPIVYLSAETNVALQVDAMRLGGDHFLTKPFNPVFLNALVRTQIERYRAMRRTMHHDSLTGLLNHTSGKSTLEVLLANLPAEKTGLSVVMLDIDHFKQVNDRYGHPVGDQVIRSLSWLLRQRLRRSDLLCRYGGEEFLIALPHTTPQQAFTIMDRIREDFARVRHPYRDSFFQTTASGGIAGFPTYETADALIQAADEALYEAKRSGRNRLVLA
- a CDS encoding primosomal protein N' gives rise to the protein MPIVRVALDVPVFAPFDYLAPSAEPGDVGRLAVVPFGRRTLVGVIVALAEKASVEGVRLKPVSRILRDLPPLPGDVLALAAFCSDYYHHPLGQVLATLLPQRLRRSSPVRLTEPLWRLTEAGWAVDPATLPPRAALRRRLLAALRVEGNLSREALLALSPSAPQVIRDFLARGWVERANAPLRVQAPPRPYRPDTPPPLTREQQAALDAVRAGGAGFVPWLLLGVTGSGKTEVYAHLIADALAQGRQALLLVPEINLTPQTEARFRSRFPEAVIVSLHSHLAEGERLRHWLLAAEGRADIVLGTRLAVFAPLPKLGLIVVDEEHDASFKQQDGLRYSARDLAVVRAQQREVPIVLGSATPSLESWHNAVNGRYRLLTLSTRAVQAARAPRLTLIDLRREPVTDGLTAPLVRALKERLKRGEQSLVFVNRRGFAPALACPACGWLAGCPRCAAKLVVHLREKRLRCHHCGHGAVIPRQCPACGAFELTPLGQGTQRLERALQRFLPQARILRVDRDSTRRRDALPEMLRQVQAGEVDVLVGTQMLTKGHDFPRLTLVGIVNADSGLYSADFRASERLFAQLLQVSGRAGRACAHGEVLIQTAFPGHPLFAALAHGNYREFANTLLAEREALGLPPFTFQALLRAEAHRMESTLDFLRKAQALAPRLPGVEVYDPVPALLPRLAGKERAQLLVESASRGLLKQFLSTWLPVLRRHQVRNVRWALDVDPLEP
- the argS gene encoding arginine--tRNA ligase, with translation MSHLKSHLVDLLSDALRVVASDTPVGIEVLPTRQATHGDFACNVAMQLAKVLARNPREVARDIVDALPLSPWLEKVEIAGAGFINFFFNQAAKQRIVPLILARGEAFGRAQPKGIKVQVEFVSANPTGPLHVGHGRGAAYGASLANVLAAAGYDVTREFYVNDAGRQMDILALSTWLRYLELNGINVPFPPNAYQGEYVRDMARVIYAQHGDRYVHEPWHVLDGAPSAEADPEGHLDQLIANAKKLLGEDYAYVHDLALTEQLGDCRNDLTEFGVVFDNWFSEKSLYESGLVARAIELLQSRGHLYRQDGALWFRSTAFGDEKDRVVQRENGQYTYFASDIAYHLNKFERGFDRVIDVWGADHHGYVARVKGALTALGLDAERLTVALVQFAVLYRGKERVPMSTRAGEFVTLRQLRNEVGNDAARFFYVLRKSDQHLDFDLELAKAQSNENPVYYIQYAHARAVSVLTRWGGDLALLSDADVSRLTSTHELALAKRLDAYPETVETAARELAPHHIAYYLRDLAGDFHTYYNAEQFLVEDEAVRLARLALVAAARQVFANGLGLLGVSAPAKM
- a CDS encoding SPOR domain-containing protein, producing MNKDYKPRSAPRSGAGNPMLTGILIGIFIGLGAAIAVAWYVPSLTRGFRQPEAPPAAKPEPAKPPAEAQTKADADNRKPRFDFYNILPGTEEPVTDQEGKQPVPGTQEQLFLQAGAFQNQSDADNLKARLALMGVEATVQSTELPDKGVWHRVRIGPFTSLDEMSQVRATLAQNGIQATLVKVKEAVAR
- a CDS encoding thiol:disulfide interchange protein DsbA/DsbL is translated as MTDRRQFLNLAAASAALACLPAGVARATLVAGRDYALVEFPQPTLDPKRVEVLEFFFYGCPHCFELEPLINRWLKTLPRHAYFRRLPAIFNDAWVPLAKAYFAAEALGVVEKLHGDLFNAIHLQGINLNNRDTLLRFVAQRGIDAAKFGAAYDAFGVQAKVQQARDLTSAYGIEGVPSMIVDGKYRTSSSMTGSHEKLFPVLNELIALAWRQHAAQR